Genomic segment of Vanacampus margaritifer isolate UIUO_Vmar chromosome 13, RoL_Vmar_1.0, whole genome shotgun sequence:
CGCAAACGTGAAGAAACAAAAGAGTTGCAGGTATGTTGCTCTGAAAAGAAAGTTCACCGGCCCAAACTGAAATGCCACGATACCATCATTTGCTCTGATTATCTGCAGAAATCAGGCGTGACATTTAAAGTGGATAACCGTCTCCCCAATCTGGTGAACCTGAATGAGGACCCTCAGCTGTCTGAGATGCTTCTCTACATGATCAAAGAGGGCCGAACTGCAGTTGGCAAACTCAAGCCTAACTCCACACACGACATCCAGTTGACTGGAGCTCTCATTGCTGACCAGCACTGGTGAGAACAAATGCAAATGCTCATCACCCACAACAATATGTACACCTAGTCAAGCTGTAGTCCTGTTATGTAGATATATTAGGTATAACCAAATAAAATGGTTCTATAAGTTGTATTTctctttaatatattttttaaaaccataacacatacataaatataagaaaaaagtaaaacaaaatagcAATGTGGGGAAAAGTCCGTACATAACTCCTTTATTTAATACATGCTGAAGTTGTAATGGGTTTCTTTCCTGTTACAGTATTATAACCAACACCCACGGTACCGTCAGCATCACTCCCATGGAAAATGCCAAGACCTTTGTGAATGGAAACTTAATATCAGAATCAACTGTTTTGCACCATGTAAGTATGCAAAATAGCTCGCGTTTCATTTGATATTCAGCGTCAGTATCTAATGGGCAAACCATTTATGATCAGTTTACCAACCTTTCTATTTTATAGATAATGTACATCTATTTCTTAAATTCTATCTCCAGGGAGACCGGGTGATTCTCGGTGGAGACCATTACTTGCGTTTCAATCATCCAGCAGAGGTGCAGAGTGGAAAGCGAGTATCATGTTGGACAGATGCAGGCGACGGCCACAAAGactttgagtttgccaaaaatGAGCTGCTTGCGGCTCAGAGAGCTAAGTAAGTGAAAAGGACACACCAAAAAGTGTACAGTGGTCCCCTGCTAGCCGCAGGGAAGAGGGACTGCACACTGCAAAAGGGACAGTagaacatttaagaaaaaaaaatattgtatagtaaaataagaaaaatattctttcaaataagctaaattatctgccaacagaacaagaacattttacttaaatttaaatacctgtaagattttgaaaaataagaaaataatactagggccatatcaaccacagcggtcttgaaaatagtattttttgactaaacaagtattttttttaagctgtaataaatagaactagTTTCATAAATATTTCTTCATTTACGGTTGGCcaacttagcctgagtgtcaagcagggcggtAACAGGTtctgaccactgagctggtagtgCATTTACTgtaaagaggaaaaataaactTAGTACATATAACGAAACAAACCACTTGAATTGATGATATTTACAAGGAAAAAGGCTTACAATAAAgagctatattgcacttttttttctgattgtttCCAGACTTGTAATCtgtccatttatcttattattacattatgcaaactcttaaaataagaaaaattcaacttatgaaaccccagttcaaaGCCTTTGTTGTttagtcatcttaaaatgtggaaaatgtttgttttatgcctcacagtacttaaaactatctgttaacactcaatgccaagactgcttcatcaaataagataattaagaaataagtatcttaaaataagcagaaatatcttgtctgacaattttattttaagtaaaaataatttgtcaaagcaaagtaagcaaatttaggttaaatttaagaaaatatatcttacttaagatttcagtttttgcaatGTGAGCCACAGTGAAAATCCACATATAATTGATGCCCattataaatacattgaagaaaaattatgcatattttttttaacccaaagaATTCTTTAAAAAACGCCATATTTGCTTTACGCACCCTCTGTTTATCCAGACTTAAACATCAATGTTGAGGGGAATTCCCacagtcatatttttttgtcttccaggCTGGAGGCAGAAATTGAAGAGGCTCAGGTGAAAGCCAAAAGGGAAATGATGCAAGGAATCCAGATGGCCAAAGATGTTGCCCAAAAAGAGCTGTCTGACCAAAAGACTCTCTATGAGGACAGGATTCGAGCCATGGAAAAAGAACTGGTATaggaacattttcaaagaaggaAAAGTCATTTACACGCCCCACAGTTGATTGTTTTCTAGTTGCGATAATTGTAACTTTACTGATTTTGAACCACCCACATGCACTCACTTTTGGAAATGGTTGTTCTTTGACAGTTGAACAAACAATATGCCTGCTCTGCCTTTTCCGCTAATCCTGAGTCCTatgaaaaatgtcattcattcaGAACGAggaaaatgagcgtaagcatcTCCAGGAGCTCGACCATCGAAGGGTAGCCAGCCAGATGGAAGAACTGAAGATGGCCAATATGGAGTTGGAGCAGGAGGTGGACTCTCAGAAAAAACGCCTCCGTCTCCACATGGAGGCCCAGGTCAGGGTTTAGACTTACACTTTCACTTGAAAATGGAAAGCTGGTTTATATTGTGCGCCACCAAACTGTGGAAAAATACACCCACGCAGACCATTGTGGCCTCTCTTTAATAACAGTGGCATGTGGCGTTGTCCTAAGGTTAAAAACAAGCTGTTTAAACCAATGTGGGTGATAAAAGTCAAACAActttttcttgtcctcttttagTATCACAATTTAAGTGCAATAGAGAGCGACATCAGAGATTTCAAATATTCATCACCATTGTTTACTTAAGGTGATGGAGGAGCATCATGTGTGTCAAGCGAGGATTGTTGACGCATTGGAAgccgagaaaaaaaagctcagcgAAGAGCTTGAAGAAATTCAGAGGAAACGGACTATGAGGTTAATCCACACTCCAAGAGATGGTGAGTCATTTTTGAGGATCAGACGTAACCGCCCACCTTCATGAGCAAGCTCAGTTTTGGATAGAGTAGTGGGAGTCGTTCTTTTGCCCCGGAACCATCTCCTGTCCAGAATCTGATGCAAACTACAAAAGATAGGAgtaaatacacacactcacatttttAATGACAACTAAAGAGATGAACGATTATTTTACAGAAATGCAGTTTTATTCTTTTGAGAATTATTATgaataaaatgctatttttgcacgtttacatttttttttttttatcatggtaATAAGATGTGTCATGTCTTTATTGCAGCTTCTCCACACTGGGATACTATGAAGCTGTCCTTGATGCTTGAAGAAGCCAATAAGATTAGTGCTAACTTGAAGAAAAACACAGTCTTCAGCAGGTATACAAGATGCAAGCGAACAAGTcgcaaaatatacagtacaaacaaaaaaaaataatctaagggCTGAGTCCACTAACAATGAACTGCATCTGCTGATAGCGCCAttaattgcacttcatttgcaCTCGCAGTTTGCTCCGTTTTAACGTCCGAGTCACAAAGGATATTGCGCTGATGACATACCAGTGCAAACAAACACGCCCACAAAGTTTGACAGCTGAGTGCACCTGTTTGCTCCCCGATTGCCGCACTTTGCGCCAAGATCACCGTGGCAACAATGGCCGGGAGAGACTCTTTCACTCAATTCAAATCACATCTTTTGCTCTGtccctttctgtttttttgtttttttttcattttaattgatttctttcattccactttttattgttttatttaatgccGTCTTCCTTTTTTCATGGTGTCCTTGTGTGCCACAAGAtgccttaaccctggagaacccaagaacccttttcttctttggaaaattatgaattatacattaaatgactgctataagttaactgaacaccaaaatatgttttttttcaattttaaccctttttttttaactagctcagagttgctaatttatcaaaatatatatataaaacatactcctaggcattctgcagcatgatatgaaatagattaacaaaaaaaaaacgcaattttaccatctgatggtttgctgagaagatgtttttgtttggattgatttccagctcaacaaaacagcatgttgccagccatcttgtcaccaccactctggctcatgtaagtgcaatattcatccactagatggccccatgcaggggtcagaagtggcactctggacttttgaagttaaatttgtaaaaaaaaaaaaaaggtctttcttattttagtagcagaatttataggggccaattTTGACCCCGTggtttctccagggttaaagtaaaactcatcatcatcgatgatgtctttcatttgtctataaaatacaaacattggTGCGATCATTGTGTTATTTTCAGAGATTGACATGGCCATACAGTACATAGAGGGGCAGGTGGGGCTGCGTATTTCGGACGACATGTTGTGTCTTTTGCATGCCGAAGCCGTTACTCACATTGCTCAGTCAATGCATCCCCTCGCGCTCAAGATGCTTCCACAGAGGAGCACCAAGTTTACACTAACTTTCTCAGGGCATGGGGCAATTGGTGCTATTGTTAGTGAATTACCGTTAGACATTTTTTACTGATGAGGCTCATGTGCATTATCTCCACCATTATGCATATTACCTCATTTAAACATGCGCACATAACACCGGCACATTTTTCTTGGCATCTTGATTAGTGACACATTTCACCATCTGCGCTTGCTATGTAAATTAGATGCTATGCGTTGCTCAAACTTTACCGGTTAGCGCTGTGCAAAAGCCATGCAAACCTTTAGTGGATTCAGCCCTAAGTGTTTATTTGTAGCAGTGAGGTACATTTTGGTATTACTGTGCTTGTAGACATGAAAGCTCCGACATTAAGTGCCCAGGCCAAGGGGATGTGCTCCAAGTGCGGGTCCAGAACACAAAGCTGGGGATCTCTACTTTCTGGAGCCTGGACAAGTTTCAAAACAACATGGTTTCCATGAGAGAAATGGAACGGGTTAGTTCAACTGTTTAATGATAATGTATCTAAATTCTAACAATATTTTAAGTGCTAATGTAGTACCCTAAGACCACTTAtgactttttaacattttcaattggcaTTCAGTGTGAAGTCCAATATTGCCCAGTGTTATGCAGTAATCACATGTTGATATTCTAGGCCCATTTGCCACTTTCTTTGTCTGGGTGtctcaaatgtgtttatttatttttctctttaggGGGATTCGGCTTCCAAAGATGACGATGTGTTCTATGCCCCTGATGATGAGTGGGAGCAAGATATATCGTCTTCCTCTGCTTCGTCTTCCACCCTCTCACGTCGAAGGTAGGAATGTAATGAGAACGGTGATGTCGCAATATAAAAATTGCCACGATATTGTTGCAAACCAGCTGGCATGGACAAAACTCCGGTATCATGATGAGCTATTTTCTAATATCGCCACCCTCCCCataatatcgtgataattatgattttgtgacgtttggatattgttacatccctatttaGATGTGCAACCAACAGGATATTCCTAtcttaaattgaagcaaaaacggTGAGACCCAACAAGCATAATAGTGTTTATGATGCCAGAGGTTTTTAGAGCTGGAGACAGCCTGAAGTTAGGCGGATGTGGCTGGCTGcccccaaattttatatccagGAAAAAAACCTGACTCGCATGAAAACCAGGGAGGTGTCTACTAGAGAACAACAAGCAATTGTGAAGGAGAGAGAAGATGGGAAATTTACCAGAGCCATTGCAAGGAAAcaaccatttattttttctcttgtcACTATGTTAAGATGTCACTAATGCTCCTCTAGTTGGAAGGCAACCTTTAAATCTACATGTTTTCCATCTACTGTATTTTAGTGCTACTGTTTTAATGTGCCTCACGACAAATGTTCTTAATCATGTCATGTTCATACTCGGATTACATTTTTCTACGTgacttctgttttgttttaggaGCAGGAGTTTATTAAAGAGCAAAAGAATCTCAGGGCGTCTTTATGAGATCCGTGTCCATCCCATTCAGAGCCTTCTTCAGGGCTCCTCCTACTCTGATGGTAAGTCTGGATCATTCAAAATGACTCAGCCCCCCCTGCTTTCGTAATTTAAATCCACAAGGCACACCAGTCAATTCTCTGAGAAGGTAGTCTGGGAATCAGGAACATTTACATTCCCAAACTCAACTGCTtctgctgcttcttttttttttttttgaacagtaACATGCAATCCAAGGGTGTTGCCACTTGAAATAAAAACGGACTCCTGGAGGATTATGTGACAAATTGACTTtttcaaatgtcatgttgctgTTGAGAAATGGTCtgtggtgatgtcatcttctttcATCACTGTGTCTGTCCCAGGGTTGATGGGTGTTGTCACACCACCCTCCACACGTTCCAGTACCACAGACTCTACCATGCCTGGTATCTGCAAGGAGCTGGTGGGCCAATCAGTGGCCCGCCTGCGTGGCTTTGCGGGTGCTGAAGAAAGCCTGGCTGATAGGTTGGCCTCAGATTTGCACAGGGTATGCACGGCTATCCAGACCATATCTGAACTGTATGACAGTTTAGATGATGACAGCCAAGAGAATGGTGAGTCAACCATGTCTGTTCACATTGAGGGTACTTTCTAATTCTGAAGAGGggtcaaaataaaattccatCTAGATGAGGAAGAGTGTCATTTTAACATCTAAGTCCACATAGAACTACTGGTCATTTACAGGTGCCACGAATGCTGTGTTGTGTAATCCAATGTGCCCAACAATTATGAAGCCCATTCTACTCACTCAAAAGCTTGCagaaagtgaaaagaaaaacacagatAAGGAAGGAACTGTCACGTCAAAACAATTGACCTTACATTTCTAATCTTTCCAAAAAATGTTCCCTTCTCCttcagtgtttgtgtgtaacTTGTCGGCTCAGACTCAGCTGATCAAGGCCACCACGGCTACAGAGAGTGCAGTGTTTGTCATCACACAGTGGTTGGCCAGTGTGAAAGCCTCCTCTGGCCGACTCTACACTCTTGCCGAGGAACTCAAGAGCCAAGTCAAGAAGATGGGAGGATTTCTTCAGCTGCTCATTCAagtgaaaatacatttctcCACTCCTTTATTCTCATATTTCTTGCAGcaattatacagtatatcaattgATTGAGTGTGAAAACTCTTAGctggcaaatattttttattttggcgtAGGGTGGTTAATAAAAATTCAAAGCATTGATTGACGGGTCTTGGCTGTGAGCTGCGTCTATGGAAATAACTAAGCACAGGGAATTGTCAGCCTTGAGCCTCAAACAGAACATGAATAAATGGAAAATGAATCTAAATTCCTTATAAGCCGCAGTACACAAATTTCTTCAACGTCAAAGTTTTTcgtacattttcatttatttacagaGCCCCGCAGAATATTGCACCCATTTTCTCGCTTGCATTTATTCACTGCTAACTCCATTTATATTCCACCTGTTATTTTGGACTTACTTGATGTTTGCTGAAAATAAAACTCTTCCTCGCTTAGGGTTGTGAATCTGAGATCACATCAATGGTGGCCGAAGCACAAAAGAAGAGTGGTCGGTGCCTGGATGCTGCGTTGCTTGCGCTTAGCCACCTGGCGGTGTTGTCAGGCATGCCACTTAGTGTTATGGAGCTGAGTATCCAGGCCACAGGCAAGGTAACACCACCATTAATACCACAGTAGCATCTGTCTCCACCTGGCTCAGGGATTTGCCGTAATTAAGCCCAGATACAACAATGCCTAGGAATAGAACATTAGCTGTATGGCGCTCACAGGTAAAAAGGTAtttaaatgtgtgatgttattgaattagaatgcCATGTAACTAGTTGAAATTGCAGCGTGTATTCTAATGAAATAGCTTTGATTTTACACTTGCATGCggtttgtcatttatttatttttgctttcagTCATGTTTTTGACCTATGCGTTTGTAGTTTATTTCTTTTAATTACATAGGCAGTGAAAATCAATTATATGTATTATCAGAAAGATCTAAAAGCAAAGTAATATTTGATTAGCGGTCAAAGTTTAGTTTTTAGAGAGTggaaaataagatttttttaatatatctactttaacatatttttcaggCATCGTTTGTAGCATGTCTGCTGAAAGGAACAAATAAAGGTGTCCACTCCATCTTTGAAGAAAGCCTCATCACCGCCAAAGAAATGAGGAGAGATGCTCAATTTGCTCACCCAAAGACCACAGTAAGACCAAGAAAGCCTTTGCTTTGGTTCACGTACCTCTTGTATGTGTTGCATAATTGTGTACTGTATTGATAACCGGAATTAGGATAGCATACGCTCAAATATTATACACAGTCGGAAAATAGCCTTTTAGAAGCAGATTTTTCTTTGTACTCATTAATATTACGCTGCActaatttgctgtttttattttaatgcagaAGGTATATTATAAATTAACGGCTGAACATTTATGCCGTCTGGTAATCTACAATACTTAGTTGACGTTCGCAATGTTACGTCAAACGAATGCGGTAGCAACAGATTTATGACTTGATATCAAATGGCGGTGCTTTCGATGCTCTGTGATTCACAGTGTGTAGCGAAAATAGTTTTTACTGGTACTTCTTGAAGCTGTACAAGGCTCCTAGAGGATAAATAAGGAAGTAACCCGAAAGTCTGGGACACCAAAAACACATGTCAAAATCCCCACATGTATTATCATACATACATTTGTAATGTTGGACATTAAATATCATGGAAAGTACACTATTTTTCCACAACCCCTAGGTACCGATGAACACCTATATAATTTGACCCCCCAAACCTGTATAATAGTATACTTCCCTTGAGtttggatgatgatgattattatttttagatacATTTTATTCTCGAGAAATTGCAGTAGTTGTGATTTAATTAGCTCCTTTTCAACTTAATCCACTAATCCGTGACATCCAGGTCATAATCTGTCATTTATCTATTTACAGGTGCTGCAATGCCTCAAGTCCAAGACGCTTGATTTAGCCCGCATTATGCAAAATTACATCTGTTGTCACATCACGGTGAGTTTGAACTCAACTCTCAACTCAAATGTAAAGTTCAACATGTtgacatatatttatttctttaagcATAAGCAtgctgttttgctttgtttttctaaATGGCACCCTGTTGCAGGTTACAGTGGAACCACTGGGgggacccccccgcccccaacccaaacaaatattgaaataaaataaggaacttctttaaaataatttgcaaatagGTGACTGTTGGACAACAAGTATGTGTGAGTCAACTGTATACAGTATGCATgggagatatatatatttttttagttcatttgctccccaaaacgtataaatctgttctattttaaatgttttaggtgtcccaaagacgtatttatatgttctaattatatttaaaaaaaataaaaaataaaattaaaataaaataaaaaaaattatgctagagcatacagaaggcaaaGAGCAaatgaagaaattgtagttattacacaaacagccaacaggtggtagcagagcaaaagagatcaaccagagccatgttggggaaaaaaagctcttttactcacatttccaaatagatttgtgaataatgatgaaacttagctatattctattgctaattgctaactttttttctgatgaaagaaaaaaactctaatctttcttttggtgtaggttccatgtttttatagcaatagaacacaatattctgtgggccttgcaaattgagtcaaaatccaataaaacagtcgggagtgaaggggattgctttagtgaaaatggctgggagtgaatgagttaatttagtcTTGGGCAACTTACTAACAAAATACTACCGGTAATAAAGACACAAGCAAGTTAAATAATGCTAGCATTTACTATAAGTGTACATATTGTGCTTCATGTCTGTACTAGACAAGTGGCTCAGATAATGGATCGATAGTTTCAGCATAGTGTATATCTAACAAAGCTTGCTGGCCAATTAAAATCATATTCTAGCACTATGCTAATTAATATCAAACCTCCAAATAGGGGAaacaattgggggggggggtgcctcttttgaataaagaaaaaaaacaactctcaccccatttcaacaaaaaaatctttgaatgCAATGTGACAAGCTGTAATGTCAAACCAAGTTCAATCAACTAGTAATCCTTTTGCCAGgaatttgaatttaatgttCTACAAGTATCTATGGCAAGTGTAAGCCTTTTAGTTGGATGCCTGCACTTATTGCGTTatataatttattcattttatttcttgTGGGGGATTTGTTTATGGTGTTAAGCAGGAGCGCGAAAATGAGCCGCCAGCTGTAGAGGAAAGAGAGGAAGAGGCTTCAGCTTCCAAATTGCAAACGTTGAGAGCTACAGGAGCCGCATTGTTCAAGTTGAACCAAGCCATCAGGCAGCTGCACTGCTCTTTGTCTATTACCCTGAGAGGTGAGATTTCTTACCCTGTGTGCGTATGAAAAAGCCCTCAAACCTTTTTGACAAGGAACCAAAGCCTTATTCACTTTCACAATATTGACGATTGTTGTGGCAACGTTCCAGTCTTAACTGCTTGCAACCATTCCCCAGGTAAAGATGGACTCTCAAAGTTGAACAGCTGTAGAGAGCTCATCTCTTCTTCGGCCACGGCTGTTGATGAGATTATCAGTGGTCTCTCCAAGGGAGCAGTTGGTCTTTCTCTGCATCCTCCCTCAGGCCAAACTCTGATGGCTGCACAAGATGAGCTGCGCTGTGCCCTCCAGTCTCTGACGTTGCCCTGGGATCAGCCGGAAGCTGTCGAGAGCAGGAACGCCGTCACGCCAGAAGAAAGCAAAGATGATCCGAGGGAATGTGGCACCTCTCACTGTGCTGACAGAAGTCGGGGCATTAATAAGCTTGTATATTCCCTCCCTGCGGGTGTTATTTCCGATGGCGTCCCACGTTGGGTATAATAGCCATGTTGTGAGAGAGGAAATTAAGCCTGTTGCTATATACAATACAGTACGAATAAGCAgccttcttttattattatttttttaatgcctcacAATAATAAACTTGGCAAGACATACAGCTGCCACTGTGTTTCTCCGTccaagtcaacaaaaaaattatttgcacttataatgttttttccagtgtttcaaaatgtgtttttatgttaCTTTTAAACACGCATGTTTCGTTTGTAAAACTTTTGATATGTTAAAAATAACTACTGATATGTGGCTGTAAAATGAGAGCCCTTTTCGAAACTTAAGTTGTGACAAATAAACTCATTAAAACTTCCTTGCaacatttgtgttttgtcaaTACATTTAAAGTTTATCAACATGTTTAAAGTTTACAGTATGTAGAATACTCTAGTGATTTGCTATCAGTTTAAAAACTCAgatcaaattgtttttaatattttgccaGCTCTTTAATCCCAAACTTTATCACAAGGGTGTATTTCGGCGCATTTGAGCAAGTGATTTGAAACATTACATGCGCCTTGCCAAGAAGGAAGCCGTGCAAATGATGACTACTCCTTAGATGACGTAATCGAGCAAACCTAGCTCGGCTGTGTTGAGTAGACGCCGGAGGACCACAGAGGCTGTTGAACCCAACTTTGGGGCGCTGTCCTCTGCTTGTTACACCCACTGCTCTCCACAGATTCCCCCCAGCTTTCTTACTTGACTCAAAAGTCTTCTTTCGATTTACTCCAATGCTGGAGAAGTGCTGCATCTGGCAAACCTGATACCAAAGTGGAGAGTTAAAATGAGACGTGCTAAACGTTTCCAGAACAATCATTGAGGTAAGacgcagtttttattttattcacgaTGAAATTCACGTTGTAGGCTAaacctaaaaaacaaacaaacaaaacggtAGTTGTTACCAGCTAATtgaatatttgattttcaggaTGCATTGGTTAATGTCTCCTAATTCAAGACTACTTGTAAGTATTTTTCTCCCCCTGgatattttgatcattttgtgaATGTTTACATAAGAGATATAGTTTCCCTGGTTGTAcctaaaaactaatagaaaattaTACAGTTCCTCTTCAATCAATTTAAAGTGTGAAACTAGACCCATTCAAACATGTATTAACaaattcaatagttaactaacTGCCGTTTCCCCTCAGGTGTGTTGTCATATCTTAATATCAGGTGAGTGGCTctttatttaacacattttcctcattcaaacATTAGCTTTCATCAGGATGCTAAAGTTAGCTTTTAGCTAGTCATTTCTGTGCATCACATGTCTATGTGtttctatatttattatttcattgtcacttttttatttttaattaagggcAAACATCTAGCAAAAgtgtaataatttaaaagacacatttacagtgtttttaaaatatcaaaCCAAGGATTGCTTGGGATGAATAAAGTTTGATACATCCATCCTACctacataataaaaatacaaattttcaaTATTTAACAATTAGAGTAGAGAAAGCTGTCCATTACTGTTTAACTGTAGCCAATGATTAATATGCTTTTGGGTGAAAtatcttttgtgtttattttgtcttgCAGTTGAAGGAATACAGTATGTGGAATATCAACTTATCCATTCTATGATCTcagtttcaattttatttatatagcgccaAATCACAGCAGACGTTGTCTCAGGGCACTGCACAGTAGTTTAATtacataaattgaaaaaaaaaaatcattcaaaaaattTGGTTAAATATAGTGTTTAGTATTGTATAATGTATTACCATAAAATAATTGTTGACAattatgacact
This window contains:
- the kif14 gene encoding kinesin-like protein KIF14 isoform X2, giving the protein MSLFGVQTKKHTPYYDHLMSTTRTPGRECLAERKAVKTPSGDSDKSSSLNRTYVVSALSKNGQAPYRGRLTLQRRSRRKTGADSAEDTVVERSQNTATTAPEKRMTLQRRPKTPSMDKSAQVPRVVSSMSAHATKILQESNGRSATVCRSIILREAASKIREPTNHLETQEEMVHNKTPSSSSQSVSSTGRPSDEQSQTFKTPTRKTPFVKIAARRDVFEKLSVKETPKPVVKSVSLDSSKSRVTKQVDGSKPAPVPRTSKTGVLKATTASQARPTATTSCLKPEITRTLTSTSAPAPKKSLPCPSEASKTQDSLKMENSAVTVAVRLRPFNAREKAENASQVIFTSGQETVVQHPVSKQSYSFTYDFSLCSVDSSDPAFASQQMVYETLAKPLLLRAFDGFNTCLFAYGQTGSGKSYTMMGFGEEAGVIPRFCQELFFRLSSMENEQVKCHVEMSYFEVYNEKIHDLLVTREDPNQRRMPLRVREHPIHGPYVEELSANVVGSYDDIQGWFELGNKQRATAATGMNDKSSRSHSVFTLVMTQTKTELVEGEEHDHNITSKINLVDLAGSERSNTAQTSGDRLREGASINKSLLTLGKVISALADQALTKKKVFIPYRESVLTWLLKESLGGNSKTAMIATLSPAGSNVEESLSTLRYAQQARTIINVAKVNEDTNAKLIRELKAEVDKLRAAQTSIRGIEPERVRLFQQEITALKNKLCQQEREMVEANREWREKLEQAEIRKREETKELQVCCSEKKVHRPKLKCHDTIICSDYLQKSGVTFKVDNRLPNLVNLNEDPQLSEMLLYMIKEGRTAVGKLKPNSTHDIQLTGALIADQHCIITNTHGTVSITPMENAKTFVNGNLISESTVLHHGDRVILGGDHYLRFNHPAEVQSGKRVSCWTDAGDGHKDFEFAKNELLAAQRAKLEAEIEEAQVKAKREMMQGIQMAKDVAQKELSDQKTLYEDRIRAMEKELNEENERKHLQELDHRRVASQMEELKMANMELEQEVDSQKKRLRLHMEAQVMEEHHVCQARIVDALEAEKKKLSEELEEIQRKRTMRLIHTPRDASPHWDTMKLSLMLEEANKISANLKKNTVFSRHESSDIKCPGQGDVLQVRVQNTKLGISTFWSLDKFQNNMVSMREMERGDSASKDDDVFYAPDDEWEQDISSSSASSSTLSRRRSRSLLKSKRISGRLYEIRVHPIQSLLQGSSYSDGLMGVVTPPSTRSSTTDSTMPGICKELVGQSVARLRGFAGAEESLADRLASDLHRVCTAIQTISELYDSLDDDSQENVFVCNLSAQTQLIKATTATESAVFVITQWLASVKASSGRLYTLAEELKSQVKKMGGFLQLLIQGCESEITSMVAEAQKKSGRCLDAALLALSHLAVLSGMPLSVMELSIQATGKASFVACLLKGTNKGVHSIFEESLITAKEMRRDAQFAHPKTTVLQCLKSKTLDLARIMQNYICCHITERENEPPAVEEREEEASASKLQTLRATGAALFKLNQAIRQLHCSLSITLRGKDGLSKLNSCRELISSSATAVDEIISGLSKGAVGLSLHPPSGQTLMAAQDELRCALQSLTLPWDQPEAVESRNAVTPEESKDDPRECGTSHCADRSRGINKLVYSLPAGVISDGVPRWV